The Desulfomonile tiedjei genome includes a region encoding these proteins:
- a CDS encoding DUF262 domain-containing protein: MDRVEYEKLIIQDLINLHKSGDLELNPWYQRRSVWKQPQKAYLINTLFEQKPIPSIYIRHSLDLDAEKSIREVVDGQQRIRAILEFVDGVFVASHPAHTHKVKYSQLKRTEAEHFKLTSISVGYLLGATDGDVIEIFGRLNSVAKTLNAQEKRNARFSGEYKQFCLRQAAHRLPMWRSLNIFTANDIARMAEVQFVSDLALNFLNGLSDYSQIRLDKIYKQYDEEFPRQEEIKQKFEDVFSGLAEIKPTAIRDTSFRRQPLFFSLCVALGVAQQRLPPDKLESALHAIDEILSADIPLSDRKREEALFVTACTASTQRIKQRQIRDSFIKKNLGIRA, encoded by the coding sequence ATGGACCGTGTGGAATACGAGAAACTGATTATTCAAGATCTAATCAATCTTCACAAGAGCGGGGACCTCGAACTGAATCCTTGGTACCAACGCCGGTCCGTGTGGAAGCAGCCCCAAAAGGCATATCTCATTAACACTCTTTTTGAGCAAAAGCCTATCCCGTCTATCTATATCCGTCACTCACTCGACCTTGATGCTGAAAAAAGTATTAGAGAGGTCGTGGATGGACAGCAACGAATTCGGGCGATACTCGAGTTTGTCGACGGGGTTTTCGTTGCCTCGCATCCTGCCCATACGCACAAAGTAAAGTACTCTCAACTCAAGCGAACTGAGGCCGAACACTTTAAATTGACCAGCATTTCTGTGGGTTATTTGCTCGGGGCTACTGACGGAGATGTTATAGAGATATTTGGTAGGCTGAATTCAGTGGCGAAGACCCTCAATGCCCAAGAAAAGCGCAATGCTCGTTTCAGTGGCGAGTACAAGCAGTTCTGTCTGCGTCAAGCCGCCCACCGTCTTCCGATGTGGCGAAGCCTCAACATTTTCACCGCAAACGACATAGCCCGCATGGCAGAAGTTCAGTTTGTATCAGATTTGGCTTTGAACTTTCTTAATGGTCTTTCGGATTACAGTCAGATCAGGCTCGACAAAATCTATAAACAGTACGATGAAGAGTTCCCCCGGCAGGAGGAAATAAAGCAGAAATTCGAGGATGTATTCTCGGGGCTCGCAGAGATAAAGCCAACGGCTATTCGCGACACTTCATTCAGGCGACAGCCACTTTTTTTCTCGCTTTGTGTGGCGTTGGGCGTGGCCCAACAAAGACTGCCCCCGGACAAGCTTGAGTCAGCTCTGCACGCGATAGACGAGATTTTGAGTGCTGATATTCCCCTCTCGGACAGAAAGAGAGAGGAAGCACTGTTCGTTACGGCTTGTACCGCTAGCACTCAACGAATCAAACAGCGGCAGATAAGAGACTCGTTCATCAAGAAAAACCTTGGAATACGGGCGTGA